The following are from one region of the Noviherbaspirillum sedimenti genome:
- a CDS encoding entericidin A/B family lipoprotein — protein sequence MKKIFVFLMSVMLLNACNTIEGMGKDVKKAGSAVEEAARR from the coding sequence ATGAAAAAAATATTCGTGTTCCTGATGTCCGTGATGCTGCTCAATGCCTGCAATACGATTGAAGGCATGGGCAAGGACGTGAAAAAAGCGGGTTCCGCGGTGGAAGAGGCTGCCCGCCGCTAG
- the leuB gene encoding 3-isopropylmalate dehydrogenase produces the protein MKIAVLPGDGIGPEIISQAVKVLNALGESFEMETAPVGGAGYEAHGHPLPEGTLKLALEADAVLFGAVGDWKYDTLDRPLRPEQAILGLRKNLNLFANLRPAILYPELAGASTLKPEVVSGLDILIVRELTGDIYFGQPRGVRVCPDGPFMGSREGFDTMRYSEPEIRRIAHVAFQAAQKRGKRLTSVDKANVLETFQFWKDIVTEVAKEYPDVALDHMYVDNAAMQLVRAPKKFDVIVTGNMFGDILSDAAAMLTGSIGMLPSASLDANNKGLYEPSHGSAPDIAGKGIANPLATILSAAMMLRYSLNRAEQADRVEAAVKKVLAQGLRTSDIYEEGTTRVGTEEMGNAVVKALA, from the coding sequence ATGAAAATTGCAGTCTTGCCGGGCGACGGCATCGGCCCGGAAATCATCAGCCAGGCGGTCAAGGTCTTGAACGCACTGGGCGAATCGTTTGAAATGGAAACCGCGCCGGTCGGCGGCGCCGGTTATGAAGCGCACGGTCACCCGCTGCCGGAAGGCACCCTGAAGCTGGCGCTGGAAGCCGATGCCGTGTTGTTCGGCGCGGTCGGCGACTGGAAGTACGACACGCTGGACCGTCCGCTGCGTCCGGAGCAGGCAATCCTCGGCCTGCGCAAGAACCTCAACCTGTTTGCCAACCTGCGTCCGGCGATCCTGTATCCGGAACTGGCAGGCGCCTCGACCCTGAAGCCGGAAGTGGTCTCGGGCCTGGATATCCTGATCGTGCGCGAACTGACCGGCGACATCTATTTCGGCCAGCCGCGCGGCGTGCGTGTATGCCCGGACGGTCCCTTCATGGGCAGCCGCGAAGGTTTCGATACCATGCGTTACTCCGAGCCGGAAATCCGCCGCATCGCCCATGTCGCCTTCCAGGCGGCGCAAAAGCGCGGCAAGCGCTTAACCAGCGTGGACAAGGCCAACGTGCTGGAAACCTTCCAGTTCTGGAAAGACATCGTCACCGAGGTGGCCAAGGAATATCCGGACGTCGCGCTCGACCACATGTATGTCGACAACGCCGCCATGCAACTGGTGCGCGCGCCGAAGAAATTCGACGTCATCGTCACCGGCAACATGTTCGGCGATATCCTGTCCGACGCTGCCGCCATGCTGACGGGTTCGATCGGCATGTTGCCCTCGGCTTCGCTGGACGCCAACAACAAGGGTCTGTACGAACCGTCGCACGGTTCCGCCCCGGACATCGCCGGCAAAGGCATCGCCAATCCGCTGGCGACCATCCTGTCGGCCGCCATGATGCTGCGCTATTCGCTGAACCGCGCCGAACAGGCCGACCGCGTTGAAGCCGCTGTCAAGAAAGTCCTGGCGCAGGGCCTGCGCACCAGCGACATTTACGAGGAAGGCACCACCAGGGTCGGCACCGAGGAAATGGGTAACGCTGTGGTGAAGGCGCTGGCCTGA
- the leuC gene encoding 3-isopropylmalate dehydratase large subunit: protein MAQTLYDKLWDSHVIHAGEDGTTLLYIDRHLLHEVTSPQAFEGLKLAGRKPWRIAANLVVADHNVPTTDRAEGIADPVSRLQVETLDANANEYGLTYFSMRDKRQGIVHVIGPEQGATLPGMTVVCGDSHTSTHGAFGCLAHGIGTSEVEHVLATQTLLTKKSKAMLVQVDGVLPAGVTAKDIVLAVIGKIGTAGGTGYAIEFAGSAIRSLSMEGRMTICNMAIEAGARAGMVAVDDTTINYVKGRPFSPVGPHWENAVSYWRTLHSDAGAKFDLVVTLNAAEIKPQVTWGTSPEMVVPVDGRVPDPDHEKDAVKRDAMEKALVYMDLKPNTPIENIRIDKVFIGSCTNSRIEDLRAAAAVVRGKFRASNVTLAMVVPGSGLVKEQAEREGLDKIFRDAGFEWREPGCSMCLAMNADRLEPGERCASTSNRNFEGRQGQGGRTHLVSPAMAAAAGIEGHFVDVRKLG, encoded by the coding sequence ATGGCTCAAACGCTCTACGACAAACTCTGGGATTCGCACGTCATTCATGCCGGCGAGGATGGCACAACCCTTTTGTATATCGATCGCCACCTGCTGCATGAGGTCACCAGCCCGCAAGCCTTCGAGGGACTGAAGCTGGCTGGCCGCAAGCCGTGGCGGATTGCCGCCAACCTGGTGGTGGCCGATCACAACGTCCCGACCACCGACCGCGCCGAAGGCATCGCCGACCCGGTGTCGCGCCTGCAGGTCGAAACGCTGGACGCCAACGCCAATGAATATGGCCTGACGTATTTCAGCATGCGCGACAAGCGCCAGGGCATCGTCCACGTGATCGGGCCGGAGCAGGGCGCCACCCTGCCGGGCATGACGGTGGTTTGCGGCGACTCGCACACCTCCACCCACGGCGCCTTCGGCTGCCTGGCGCACGGCATCGGCACTTCCGAAGTCGAGCACGTGCTGGCGACGCAAACCCTGCTGACCAAGAAATCCAAGGCCATGCTGGTGCAGGTCGACGGCGTGCTGCCGGCCGGCGTCACCGCCAAGGATATCGTGCTGGCTGTGATCGGCAAGATTGGCACGGCAGGCGGCACCGGCTATGCGATCGAATTCGCCGGTTCGGCGATCCGCTCGCTGTCGATGGAAGGCCGCATGACCATCTGCAACATGGCCATCGAGGCGGGCGCCCGCGCCGGCATGGTGGCCGTGGACGATACCACCATCAATTACGTCAAGGGCCGGCCGTTTTCGCCGGTCGGGCCGCACTGGGAGAACGCCGTCTCGTACTGGCGCACCCTGCATTCCGATGCGGGCGCGAAGTTCGACCTGGTGGTCACGCTCAATGCCGCCGAGATCAAGCCGCAGGTCACCTGGGGCACCTCGCCGGAAATGGTGGTGCCGGTCGATGGCCGCGTGCCGGACCCCGATCATGAAAAGGATGCGGTCAAGCGCGACGCCATGGAAAAGGCGTTGGTCTACATGGACTTGAAGCCCAACACGCCGATCGAGAACATCCGCATCGACAAGGTATTCATCGGCTCCTGCACCAATTCGCGCATCGAAGACCTGCGCGCCGCCGCCGCCGTCGTGCGTGGCAAGTTCCGCGCCTCCAACGTCACGCTGGCGATGGTGGTGCCGGGCTCGGGCCTGGTCAAGGAACAGGCCGAACGCGAAGGCCTCGACAAGATTTTCCGCGACGCCGGCTTCGAGTGGCGCGAGCCGGGCTGCTCGATGTGCCTGGCCATGAACGCCGACCGGCTGGAGCCGGGCGAGCGCTGCGCTTCCACCTCGAACCGCAATTTCGAGGGCCGCCAGGGGCAGGGCGGGCGCACCCACCTGGTGTCGCCTGCCATGGCTGCGGCCGCCGGCATCGAAGGGCATTTTGTTGATGTGCGCAAGCTGGGTTGA
- the truA gene encoding tRNA pseudouridine(38-40) synthase TruA, with protein sequence MKRIALGIQYDGAPWHGWQTQPDGHTVQDRLEAALLKFARTPIDVTCAGRTDTGVHALEQVVHFDTDIAREAFSWVRGVNAFLPPSIAVRWACEVAPDGQGEQFHARFSAASRTYHYLLYNHATPSPLLAGKAGWAFRPLELAAMQEAARHLHGTHDFSAFRAAECQAKSPVRSMQRIEVARRGDLITFSLTANAFLHHMVRNIVGSLIAVGIGKYPPAWMREMLEGCDRSRVAPTFMPDGLYLARIDYDPKWGLPQEAAVPFWL encoded by the coding sequence TTGAAACGCATCGCACTCGGCATCCAATACGACGGCGCGCCCTGGCACGGCTGGCAAACCCAGCCCGATGGCCATACCGTGCAAGACCGCCTGGAAGCGGCCTTGCTGAAATTCGCCCGCACTCCCATCGACGTCACCTGCGCCGGGCGCACCGATACCGGGGTGCACGCGCTGGAACAGGTGGTGCATTTTGATACCGACATCGCGCGCGAGGCGTTTTCCTGGGTGCGCGGGGTCAATGCCTTCCTGCCGCCGTCGATCGCGGTGCGCTGGGCGTGCGAAGTGGCGCCGGACGGGCAGGGCGAGCAATTCCATGCGCGCTTTTCCGCCGCCAGCCGCACCTACCATTACCTGCTGTACAACCATGCGACGCCTTCGCCGCTGTTGGCTGGCAAGGCGGGCTGGGCATTCCGGCCGCTGGAATTGGCGGCGATGCAGGAAGCCGCCCGCCATTTGCACGGTACGCATGACTTTTCCGCATTTCGTGCCGCCGAATGCCAGGCCAAGTCGCCGGTACGCAGCATGCAACGCATCGAGGTCGCCAGGCGCGGCGACCTGATTACCTTCAGCCTGACGGCCAACGCCTTCCTGCACCACATGGTGCGCAATATCGTCGGCTCGCTGATCGCCGTCGGCATTGGCAAATATCCGCCGGCGTGGATGCGGGAAATGCTGGAAGGATGCGACCGCAGCCGCGTTGCGCCAACCTTCATGCCGGACGGTTTGTACCTGGCCAGGATCGACTACGATCCCAAATGGGGTTTGCCGCAGGAAGCAGCCGTGCCTTTCTGGCTGTGA
- the asd gene encoding aspartate-semialdehyde dehydrogenase: MMKQVGLVGWRGMVGSVLMQRMQEENDFDHIEPVFFSTSNAGGKAPAQAKKETTLKDANSIDELKKCDVIITCQGGDYTSEIFPKLRAAGWNGYWIDAASTLRMADDAIIVLDPVNAHVIKDGLKRGVKNYIGGNCTNSILLMGVNGLFREGLVEWVSSMTYQAASGGGANHMRELLKGMGVVHAAVADELATPSSAILDIDRKVAHTIRKDVPTEYFPAPLAGGLIPWIDKQLDNGQSKEEWKGQAEVNKILGNTDTIPVDGLCVRIGAMRCHSLALTLKLKKDLPLAEIENIIRSGNPWVKWVPNDRAITEQELTPASITGGLQIGVGRVRKLNMGPEYLSAFVIGDQLLWGAAEPLRRMLRILLED; this comes from the coding sequence ATGATGAAACAGGTTGGCTTGGTAGGTTGGCGCGGCATGGTGGGTTCGGTCCTGATGCAGCGCATGCAGGAAGAAAACGATTTCGATCACATCGAACCGGTGTTTTTCTCCACCTCGAATGCCGGTGGCAAGGCCCCCGCGCAGGCGAAGAAGGAAACCACGCTCAAGGATGCCAACAGCATCGACGAGCTGAAAAAGTGCGACGTCATCATTACCTGCCAGGGCGGCGACTACACTAGCGAGATTTTCCCCAAGCTGCGCGCCGCCGGCTGGAACGGCTACTGGATCGATGCTGCGTCGACCCTGCGCATGGCCGATGACGCCATCATCGTGCTCGACCCGGTCAACGCCCATGTGATCAAGGATGGCCTGAAGCGCGGCGTCAAGAATTACATCGGCGGCAACTGCACCAACTCGATCCTGCTGATGGGCGTCAACGGCCTGTTCCGCGAAGGCCTGGTCGAATGGGTCAGTTCCATGACCTACCAGGCCGCTTCCGGCGGCGGCGCCAACCACATGCGCGAACTGCTGAAAGGCATGGGCGTGGTCCACGCCGCCGTGGCCGACGAACTGGCGACGCCGTCTTCCGCGATTCTGGACATCGACCGCAAGGTGGCGCACACCATCCGCAAGGACGTGCCGACCGAATACTTCCCGGCGCCGCTGGCCGGCGGCCTGATTCCCTGGATCGACAAGCAGCTCGATAATGGCCAGTCCAAGGAAGAGTGGAAGGGTCAGGCCGAAGTCAACAAGATCCTCGGCAATACCGACACCATTCCGGTGGACGGTCTGTGCGTGCGCATCGGCGCCATGCGCTGCCACAGCCTGGCGCTGACGCTGAAGCTGAAAAAAGATTTGCCGCTGGCCGAGATCGAAAACATCATCCGTTCCGGCAATCCGTGGGTCAAATGGGTACCGAACGACCGTGCCATCACCGAGCAGGAATTGACCCCTGCCTCGATTACCGGTGGCCTGCAAATCGGCGTCGGTCGCGTGCGCAAGCTGAACATGGGGCCGGAATACCTGTCGGCTTTCGTCATCGGCGACCAGTTATTGTGGGGCGCTGCCGAACCCTTGCGGCGCATGCTGCGTATCCTGCTGGAAGACTGA
- the trpB gene encoding tryptophan synthase subunit beta, translating into MTQSTQPGATGQHIAYDLPDNKGHFGPYGGSFVSETLTKALHELQEAYAHYSKDPAFIAEYEYELKHFVGRPSPIYHAKRWSEIAGGAQIYFKREDLNHTGAHKINNVIGQALLARRMGKTRIIAETGAGQHGVATATICARFGLECVVYMGSEDVKRQMQNVYRMEILGARVVPVESGSKTLKDALNEAMRDWVTNVENTFYIIGTVAGPHPYPKMVRDFQAVIGEECLEQMPEMAGRQPDYVVACVGGGSNAMGIFYPYIPYPEVKLIGVEAAGEGLETGHHAASLTVGSPGVLHGNRTYLLQDQNGQITETHSISAGLDYPGVGPEHAWLKDSGRAEYVTITDKEALKAFHDCCRIEGIIPALESSHALAYAAKLAATLPKDKIVLANLSGRGDKDMHTVAGWKD; encoded by the coding sequence ATGACCCAATCGACCCAGCCCGGCGCAACGGGCCAGCACATTGCCTATGACCTGCCCGACAACAAGGGCCATTTCGGCCCCTACGGCGGCAGCTTCGTCTCCGAAACCCTGACCAAGGCCCTGCATGAATTGCAGGAGGCGTACGCCCACTACAGCAAGGATCCGGCGTTCATCGCCGAGTATGAATACGAGCTCAAGCATTTCGTCGGCCGCCCCAGCCCGATCTACCATGCCAAGCGCTGGTCGGAAATTGCCGGCGGCGCGCAGATCTATTTCAAGCGCGAAGACCTGAACCACACCGGCGCCCACAAGATCAATAATGTCATCGGCCAGGCGCTTTTGGCCCGCCGCATGGGCAAGACCCGCATCATCGCCGAGACCGGCGCCGGCCAGCATGGCGTCGCCACGGCCACCATCTGCGCGCGCTTCGGCCTGGAATGCGTGGTCTACATGGGCAGCGAAGACGTCAAGCGGCAGATGCAGAATGTCTACCGCATGGAAATCCTCGGCGCCAGGGTGGTGCCGGTCGAGTCCGGCTCCAAGACCCTCAAGGATGCCCTGAACGAGGCCATGCGCGACTGGGTTACCAATGTCGAGAATACCTTCTACATCATCGGTACGGTCGCCGGCCCGCATCCGTATCCGAAGATGGTGCGCGACTTCCAGGCCGTGATCGGCGAGGAATGCCTTGAGCAGATGCCGGAGATGGCCGGGCGCCAGCCCGACTACGTGGTGGCTTGCGTGGGCGGCGGCTCGAATGCCATGGGCATCTTCTATCCGTACATTCCTTACCCCGAGGTGAAGCTGATCGGCGTGGAAGCCGCCGGCGAGGGCCTCGAGACGGGCCATCACGCGGCATCGCTGACGGTGGGCTCGCCGGGCGTTTTGCACGGCAACCGCACCTATCTCCTGCAGGACCAGAACGGCCAGATCACCGAGACCCATTCGATCTCCGCCGGCCTCGATTATCCCGGTGTCGGCCCCGAGCACGCCTGGCTGAAGGACAGCGGCCGCGCCGAGTACGTGACCATCACCGACAAGGAAGCGCTCAAGGCTTTCCATGATTGCTGCCGCATCGAAGGCATCATCCCTGCACTGGAATCGAGCCATGCGCTGGCGTATGCAGCCAAGCTGGCGGCGACCCTGCCCAAGGACAAGATCGTCCTGGCCAACCTGTCCGGCCGCGGCGACAAGGACATGCATACCGTCGCCGGCTGGAAAGACTGA
- a CDS encoding phosphoribosylanthranilate isomerase, translating into MRTERAAATMSHRTRIKICGLTRPEDVQAAVAAGADALGFVFYDKSPRHVSAAQAKALIAQIPPFITPVGLFVNASAEAVADVLATAPISLLQFHGDESLEQCCETASRVRRPFLRAVRVRADMQSADLVEYERQYRSSSQWFAGLLLDAFVEGYGGGGKVFDWSLIPKEIAPRLVLSGGLNAQNATEAVAQVRPWAVDVSSGVESGKGIKDAARIAAFIGAVRAADTASSH; encoded by the coding sequence TTGCGCACTGAACGTGCCGCTGCAACGATGAGCCACCGTACCCGTATCAAGATTTGCGGCCTGACCCGGCCGGAAGATGTCCAGGCGGCCGTAGCCGCCGGCGCCGATGCGCTGGGTTTTGTCTTTTACGACAAGAGTCCGCGCCACGTCAGCGCCGCCCAGGCGAAGGCGCTGATTGCGCAGATTCCGCCTTTTATCACCCCGGTTGGCCTGTTCGTCAATGCCAGCGCCGAAGCCGTCGCGGATGTCCTCGCCACGGCGCCGATTTCATTGTTGCAATTCCATGGCGATGAAAGCCTGGAACAATGTTGCGAGACTGCCAGCCGGGTGCGACGTCCCTTCTTGCGCGCCGTGCGGGTCAGGGCGGATATGCAGTCCGCCGATTTGGTAGAATACGAGCGGCAATACCGTTCATCCAGCCAATGGTTTGCCGGCTTGCTGCTCGATGCCTTCGTGGAAGGCTATGGCGGCGGCGGAAAGGTCTTTGATTGGTCTCTCATTCCAAAAGAAATCGCGCCTCGGCTCGTTTTGAGTGGTGGCTTGAATGCACAGAACGCGACTGAGGCGGTGGCCCAGGTGCGCCCTTGGGCGGTCGACGTCAGCAGCGGCGTCGAAAGCGGCAAGGGCATCAAGGACGCGGCCAGGATCGCGGCCTTCATCGGCGCGGTACGCGCCGCCGACACGGCAAGCAGCCACTAG
- a CDS encoding FimV/HubP family polar landmark protein has translation MKTLSAAVLSAVLCTSAYAAGLGKLTVLSSLGQPLRAEIELTSVAKEEAGTIVAKLASSEAYRQANIDFNPALFSLRFAIENRGDRHFVRVTSAQPINEPFVAMLLELGGGNNRLVREYTFLLDPADLRMGPSAQIAAAPEARPRAGSASQAPTVRTAPVPQPEAAQQSDTRPAQPARRAGRAESAATTSQAATGDGNYQVKKGDTLAAIAGHVKQEGVSLDQMLVALYRANGSAFVGNNMNRLRAGQILTVPDAEAAKSIGKSEARGVVVAQAADFNAYRNQLAGQVAAAAQPKTSEASQSAAGKITTQVEEKPSAVNDAKDKLKLSKAGAGAKTPGTGPAGFAAGTEDLIAKEKALAESSARVKELEKNVTDLQKLLEIKNKDLAAQQAQAQASAKVAAASTAAGAPAAPAAPAAATAPAATPAAPAVTTPSAAAPADAGQASQAAAGSDAAPADKAAAPAQPVAETPPAAPAKPAVKRIAPPPPPVEAPSFLDELLGNTVLLSSLAAGLLAGLGALGIYGMRRKKNAAQYDDSILADSSLKANSLFGSTGGQSVDTSNSVFNSSFTPAASQLDANEVDPIAEADVYIAYGRDAQAEEILKEALRTQPERHAVRVKLLEIYAGRKDLRAFETLATELYSMTRGEGEDWAQAAVMGAALDPNNPLYAGARADQGSEGKAAALAAATASQDDELDALLNTTDTQQSTLGVLDGLEDNSAYFDNSMMSDLPAPPAAPAPQAESPAAEDATAVNSLDFDLDGLNLQAPEIPVSPLANDAASGLEFGSMDFSLEQNPSTADDEFDAPATTMSVDLGGDDLAFMPAEVPSLPEEAAPRDAASAEVTSLNFDLSDISLDLNPAESKPAAAAKAEPALPDLGSTLDFSTSSTKFDLTQSLPSFDLPQGDFEDSLVIDTESDSDSTPDSEMATKLDLAIAYQEIGDREGARELLDEVIKGGNLDQSEKARSLLLSLA, from the coding sequence ATGAAAACGCTGAGCGCCGCTGTTCTTTCAGCCGTGCTTTGCACCAGTGCCTATGCGGCTGGATTGGGCAAGCTGACCGTGTTGTCGTCGCTGGGGCAGCCCCTGCGCGCAGAAATCGAGCTGACTTCGGTGGCGAAGGAAGAAGCCGGCACGATCGTGGCGAAGCTGGCTTCGTCCGAAGCTTACCGGCAAGCCAATATCGACTTTAATCCGGCGCTGTTTTCCTTGCGCTTTGCCATCGAAAACCGGGGCGACCGCCATTTCGTCCGGGTGACCTCGGCCCAGCCAATCAATGAGCCCTTTGTGGCGATGCTGCTGGAACTCGGCGGCGGCAACAATCGCCTGGTACGCGAATATACTTTCCTGCTGGATCCGGCCGATTTGCGCATGGGGCCGTCGGCCCAGATCGCCGCCGCACCCGAAGCCCGGCCGCGCGCCGGCAGCGCTAGCCAGGCGCCCACAGTACGCACGGCGCCGGTGCCGCAACCGGAGGCTGCGCAACAGTCGGACACGCGTCCAGCCCAGCCGGCCAGGCGGGCCGGGCGCGCCGAATCTGCCGCGACGACGTCGCAGGCGGCGACGGGCGATGGCAACTACCAGGTCAAGAAAGGCGATACGCTGGCCGCGATCGCCGGCCACGTGAAGCAGGAAGGGGTTTCGCTCGACCAGATGCTGGTGGCCTTGTATCGCGCCAATGGCAGTGCCTTTGTCGGCAATAACATGAACCGCCTGCGCGCCGGCCAGATCCTCACGGTGCCGGACGCCGAGGCGGCGAAATCGATCGGCAAATCCGAGGCGCGCGGTGTCGTGGTCGCCCAGGCGGCCGATTTCAACGCCTACCGCAACCAGCTGGCCGGTCAGGTGGCTGCTGCGGCGCAGCCGAAGACATCGGAAGCCAGCCAGAGCGCCGCTGGCAAGATCACCACCCAGGTCGAGGAAAAGCCGAGCGCTGTCAATGACGCCAAGGACAAACTGAAGTTGTCCAAGGCAGGTGCTGGCGCCAAGACGCCGGGCACCGGTCCTGCCGGTTTTGCTGCCGGTACCGAAGACCTCATCGCCAAGGAAAAAGCCCTGGCCGAATCCAGCGCGCGCGTCAAGGAGCTGGAGAAGAACGTCACCGATTTGCAGAAACTGCTGGAAATCAAGAACAAGGATCTGGCAGCGCAACAGGCGCAGGCACAGGCAAGTGCCAAGGTCGCTGCCGCATCCACAGCTGCAGGAGCACCCGCAGCGCCGGCTGCTCCTGCAGCCGCCACAGCCCCCGCCGCCACGCCTGCCGCTCCTGCCGTCACCACACCCTCCGCCGCTGCTCCTGCAGATGCTGGCCAAGCGTCGCAGGCTGCTGCGGGTAGCGACGCAGCGCCTGCCGACAAGGCTGCCGCGCCAGCGCAGCCGGTCGCGGAGACGCCGCCGGCTGCGCCGGCCAAGCCGGCCGTCAAGCGGATCGCGCCACCGCCGCCTCCAGTTGAAGCGCCGAGCTTCCTCGACGAATTGTTGGGCAATACCGTTTTGCTGTCGAGCCTCGCCGCCGGCTTGCTGGCAGGTCTGGGCGCGCTGGGCATCTATGGCATGCGGCGCAAGAAAAATGCCGCACAATATGACGACAGCATCCTGGCTGATTCCAGCCTGAAAGCAAATTCGCTTTTCGGTTCGACCGGCGGACAGAGCGTCGATACCAGCAACAGCGTTTTCAATTCCAGCTTTACGCCGGCGGCCAGCCAGCTCGATGCCAACGAGGTCGACCCGATTGCCGAGGCCGATGTGTATATCGCCTATGGCCGCGATGCGCAAGCCGAGGAAATCCTCAAGGAAGCCTTGCGTACCCAACCGGAGCGCCATGCGGTACGCGTGAAATTGCTGGAAATTTATGCCGGCCGCAAGGATTTGCGCGCCTTCGAGACGCTGGCCACCGAGCTCTACAGCATGACCAGGGGCGAGGGGGAAGACTGGGCGCAGGCTGCCGTCATGGGCGCGGCGCTGGATCCGAACAACCCGCTGTATGCCGGCGCCAGGGCGGATCAAGGCAGCGAAGGCAAGGCAGCTGCGCTGGCGGCCGCCACCGCGTCGCAGGACGATGAGCTGGATGCCTTGCTCAACACTACGGACACGCAGCAATCCACCCTGGGCGTGCTGGATGGCCTGGAAGACAATTCGGCCTATTTCGACAATTCCATGATGAGCGACCTGCCGGCGCCGCCTGCAGCGCCAGCGCCGCAGGCAGAGTCGCCAGCGGCGGAGGACGCGACCGCAGTCAATAGCCTGGATTTCGACCTTGACGGCCTCAATCTGCAGGCACCGGAAATCCCTGTGAGTCCGCTGGCGAACGATGCCGCGTCCGGGCTGGAATTCGGCAGCATGGATTTCAGTCTGGAGCAGAATCCGTCAACTGCAGACGATGAATTCGATGCGCCGGCCACCACGATGAGCGTGGACCTCGGCGGCGACGATCTGGCATTCATGCCAGCTGAAGTGCCTAGCCTGCCGGAAGAAGCCGCACCGCGCGACGCGGCGTCGGCAGAGGTGACTTCGCTGAATTTCGACCTCTCCGACATCAGCCTGGACTTGAATCCGGCCGAGAGCAAGCCGGCGGCAGCGGCGAAGGCGGAACCTGCGCTGCCCGACCTCGGCTCGACGCTGGATTTCTCGACTTCGTCGACCAAGTTCGACCTAACGCAAAGCTTGCCCAGCTTCGATCTTCCCCAGGGAGATTTCGAAGACAGCCTGGTGATCGATACCGAAAGCGACAGCGACAGTACGCCGGACTCGGAAATGGCGACCAAGCTGGACCTGGCGATCGCGTACCAGGAAATCGGCGACCGCGAAGGCGCCCGCGAATTACTGGACGAAGTCATCAAGGGCGGCAATCTGGACCAATCGGAAAAAGCCAGGTCATTGCTGCTCAGCCTGGCCTGA
- the leuD gene encoding 3-isopropylmalate dehydratase small subunit, producing the protein MDKFTVHEGLVVPLDRANVDTDAIIPKQFLKSIKRTGFGPNLFDEWRYLDHGEPGADNSKRPLNPDFVLNQQRYQGASILLTRKNFGCGSSREHAPWALQQYGFRAVIAPSFADIFFNNCFKNGVLPIALTELQVDHLFNEVKAFPGYKLVVDLEQQVVRTADGSSSYGFEVDAFRKHCLLNGLDDIGLTLQKADLIHAYEERHLATQPWLANTI; encoded by the coding sequence ATGGATAAATTTACGGTTCACGAAGGTCTGGTGGTGCCGCTTGATCGCGCCAATGTCGATACCGACGCGATCATCCCCAAACAGTTCCTGAAGTCGATCAAGCGCACCGGCTTCGGCCCCAACCTGTTCGACGAATGGCGCTACCTCGACCATGGCGAGCCTGGCGCCGACAACAGCAAGCGCCCGCTGAACCCGGACTTCGTGCTGAACCAGCAGCGCTACCAGGGCGCTTCGATCCTGCTGACGCGCAAGAACTTCGGCTGCGGCTCCTCCCGTGAACATGCGCCGTGGGCGCTGCAGCAGTATGGCTTCCGCGCGGTGATCGCGCCCAGCTTCGCCGACATCTTCTTCAACAACTGCTTCAAGAACGGCGTGCTGCCGATCGCCCTGACGGAACTACAGGTGGATCACCTGTTCAATGAAGTCAAGGCCTTCCCCGGCTACAAGCTGGTAGTCGACCTCGAACAGCAAGTGGTGCGCACCGCCGATGGCAGTTCCAGCTACGGCTTCGAGGTGGATGCCTTCCGCAAGCATTGCCTGCTGAATGGCCTCGACGATATCGGTCTGACCCTGCAGAAGGCTGACCTGATCCACGCCTACGAAGAGCGGCACCTGGCGACCCAGCCCTGGCTGGCCAATACGATTTAA